The proteins below are encoded in one region of Bremerella sp. P1:
- a CDS encoding phage minor head protein, with product MSRTRAIRIARTEVLGAMNGGQVAGIAQIEAESGLPMTKELLSVHGSTTRESHSEADGQEVPVAGDFIVGGHSCRFPGDWRLPAAERVNCQCGVLSAFLNPQ from the coding sequence ATGTCCAGGACCCGAGCCATCAGGATCGCACGCACAGAAGTTCTCGGCGCCATGAATGGCGGCCAAGTCGCGGGTATTGCTCAGATCGAGGCCGAGTCCGGTTTGCCCATGACGAAAGAATTGCTTTCAGTTCACGGCTCAACCACTCGGGAAAGCCACAGCGAGGCCGATGGCCAAGAGGTTCCCGTTGCCGGGGATTTCATCGTAGGTGGCCACTCTTGCCGCTTCCCCGGCGATTGGCGGCTACCAGCGGCCGAGAGGGTGAATTGCCAGTGTGGAGTTTTGAGTGCGTTCCTTAATCCCCAATAA
- a CDS encoding bestrophin family ion channel — translation MDIKTVWHFIRGTSVTRDATLTACAFACYGLLPVWKENSSFHQIADHSSVVYAGIEFLLGLLLVLRSNAAYERWWEARTLWGKLVNISRNLMIKANVYAQPEVSELEQLHGYVVSFASQLKSKLRGSQIAGQDQYTHLPRDRSTEIYSMLVRWRDEGRISDDVLRILDSEAREFMEVCGACERIATTPFPPSYKILLTQGVLLFMLILPWSLTTDLGVWQIPVTFLHSYFYFGLLYLAHTQESPFGEHEDDLDLEGICDVIHTTSY, via the coding sequence ATGGACATAAAGACCGTCTGGCATTTTATTCGGGGAACATCCGTCACGCGGGATGCGACTTTGACGGCGTGTGCATTTGCCTGCTACGGTCTTTTGCCGGTCTGGAAAGAAAACTCTTCGTTCCATCAAATCGCGGATCATTCTTCGGTCGTTTATGCAGGCATCGAATTCTTACTTGGGCTCTTATTAGTGCTGCGGAGCAACGCTGCCTACGAGCGTTGGTGGGAAGCAAGAACGCTGTGGGGGAAACTCGTCAATATCAGCCGTAATTTGATGATCAAAGCCAACGTCTATGCGCAACCGGAGGTGTCCGAACTAGAACAGCTGCATGGATATGTCGTTTCCTTCGCTTCCCAGTTGAAAAGTAAACTACGGGGTTCCCAGATTGCCGGTCAGGATCAGTACACGCATCTACCTAGAGACCGCTCGACCGAGATTTACTCGATGCTGGTCCGTTGGCGCGATGAGGGCAGAATCAGCGATGATGTCTTGCGGATCTTAGATAGTGAGGCACGGGAATTCATGGAGGTCTGTGGAGCGTGCGAACGCATTGCCACGACTCCATTTCCCCCAAGTTATAAAATACTCCTCACCCAAGGCGTCCTCCTGTTTATGTTGATTCTGCCGTGGAGTCTCACAACCGATTTAGGAGTGTGGCAGATTCCGGTCACATTCCTGCATAGCTATTTCTATTTTGGTCTGCTTTACTTAGCGCATACGCAGGAAAGCCCTTTCGGAGAGCACGAGGACGACTTGGACCTAGAAGGAATTTGCGACGTCATTCATACCACCTCGTATTAG
- a CDS encoding sulfatase, whose protein sequence is MSCITYDNVKIPSYFLISRETIMPTYLSMLAFFVTTLAMLLPVSLEAADKDKLNVLFIVADDMNCDLGVYGNQQVITPNLERLARMGVRFDNAYCQQPLCGPSRASLMTGLRPDTLDMHTLAHELRKKNPDVVTLGQLFRNNGYFTARAGKIYHYGNPSQIGTDGNDDPATWVERYNPAGIDSKQEDKIIRYSKGGLGISMAWWDPESKDEEHTDGMVASKIIELIEQHKDEPFFLAAGFFNPHCPYVAPKKYFDLYPLDGITMPDLEEAKADLADVPKMAIQRDLKGWPYYFNGVSVEEARKCKQAYYACNSFVDAQIGRLLDALEKHDLMDNTVIVFWSDHGYFLGEKGLWYKRKAFERSARMPMIIAGPGLTQEASTKKPVELLDLYPTLADLCGLTPPSNLEGLSLRPLLANPAEAKWDKPAVTQVWHNKNAWGYSIRTERWRYTEWLEGKAGRELYDHDNDPDEVHNLADKPDHAETIARLSADLKSYVNLKPHKRNE, encoded by the coding sequence ATGTCCTGCATTACCTACGATAATGTGAAAATCCCTTCCTACTTTCTCATTTCCCGTGAAACCATCATGCCCACCTATCTCTCGATGCTTGCGTTCTTCGTGACGACTCTCGCGATGCTTTTGCCTGTCTCCCTGGAAGCGGCGGACAAAGACAAGCTCAACGTGCTGTTCATCGTCGCGGACGACATGAATTGCGACCTGGGTGTGTATGGCAACCAGCAAGTCATCACGCCTAACCTGGAACGCCTCGCGAGAATGGGCGTTCGCTTCGACAACGCTTATTGTCAGCAACCCCTTTGCGGTCCCAGCCGTGCGAGCCTGATGACCGGGCTACGTCCCGACACGCTCGACATGCATACGCTTGCTCACGAACTTCGTAAGAAGAACCCCGATGTGGTAACGCTGGGCCAGCTCTTTCGCAATAACGGTTACTTCACGGCTCGAGCTGGAAAGATATACCACTACGGCAATCCATCGCAGATCGGTACCGACGGCAACGATGATCCGGCAACCTGGGTCGAGCGGTACAACCCTGCCGGAATCGACTCGAAGCAGGAAGACAAGATCATCCGCTACAGCAAGGGCGGTTTAGGGATTTCCATGGCATGGTGGGATCCTGAAAGCAAAGACGAGGAGCATACCGATGGCATGGTCGCCTCGAAGATTATCGAGTTAATCGAGCAGCACAAGGATGAACCCTTCTTCCTGGCAGCAGGTTTTTTCAATCCGCATTGCCCCTACGTCGCCCCGAAGAAGTACTTCGATCTGTACCCGCTCGATGGCATTACCATGCCCGATTTAGAGGAGGCCAAAGCGGACCTGGCTGACGTACCGAAAATGGCGATCCAGCGTGATCTCAAGGGGTGGCCGTACTATTTCAATGGCGTTTCCGTGGAAGAAGCCCGTAAGTGCAAACAGGCCTACTATGCCTGCAATTCGTTTGTCGATGCCCAGATCGGCCGACTATTAGATGCCCTCGAGAAACACGATCTCATGGACAACACCGTGATCGTCTTTTGGTCGGATCATGGTTACTTTCTGGGTGAAAAAGGGCTGTGGTACAAACGGAAGGCCTTTGAGCGTTCTGCCCGGATGCCCATGATCATCGCCGGCCCGGGACTGACGCAGGAGGCCTCAACTAAGAAGCCCGTCGAGCTGCTCGATCTCTATCCAACTCTGGCCGACCTTTGTGGACTCACCCCACCATCGAACCTGGAAGGCCTGTCGCTACGACCTCTTCTGGCAAACCCAGCCGAAGCAAAGTGGGACAAACCTGCCGTCACACAGGTCTGGCACAACAAGAATGCCTGGGGGTATTCGATACGAACAGAACGATGGCGATACACCGAATGGCTTGAAGGCAAGGCTGGCCGAGAACTGTACGATCACGACAATGACCCCGACGAAGTCCACAACCTGGCCGACAAGCCAGACCACGCGGAAACCATCGCAAGACTGTCAGCAGACTTAAAGTCTTACGTCAATCTCAAGCCGCATAAACGAAACGAGTGA